GGTATCGAAGGGAGTACTAACTCGGGTGCGACGATAGTAGATCGTGGCAGCGAAGATGGGAGCTGGCGCTATTCCCAACTAGATGTCCTAGGGAGCGAGAAGACTCTCGGCCACTTTCCGGTTGGATGGACTTGGGCGCTCAACTCGCCACTGCCCTGGATGAAGGGTGTTGCATCCCACCTAGGGGGGACCCGCAATGGTTTGGTGGTGTCATGGCCTGCCGGTATCAGGCAGCGAGGAGTACGCACCCAGTTCCACTATATCACCGACATTATGCCTACCATCCTCGAGGCTGCCAGAGTTCCTGCGCCTGATATGGTCAATGGCGTGCCTCAGCAGAGAATGGACGGGATCAGTTTTGCGTACAGTTTCAAGAGTGCAAAAGTGCCGGAGCGCCGTCATACGCAATACTTTGAACTTATGGGTAATCGCGCACTATATCATGATGGGTGGTTGGCCGCGACAACGCCTCAAAGGTTACCGTGGCAAAGTACAGTGCCTCCGGGCGACCTGACCAAATGGCCTTGGGAGCTATACAATCTCGAGCAGGATTTTGCGCAGGCGAAGAATCTTGCAGATCGATATCCTCAGAAGCTCGAGAGCCTGAAGCTTTTGTGGGAGAAGCAGGCAAGGGCCAATTCTGTTTATCCGCTCGACGACAGCACGCTATCACGTTTGCGTCACAATCCTTACAAGGCAGCGCGTAACAGTTACACATATTGGGGGCCTGTGCGGATACCGGATGCATCAGCCCCGCCTCTACGGGATCGTTCGTTTACGCTCATTGCGGATGTCGAAATTCCGGCCAACGGTGGAGAAGGGGTTTTGGCTGCCTCTGGCGGACATTTTGGCGGTTGGGGCTTCTATCTAAAGGATGGCCGCCCGATTGCGGTGCACCGCGCATCGCAGCAAAAGCGCGACTATTTCGAGGTAAAAACGACAAGCCCGCTGTCTCCAGGCCGGATGAAAATTACGTATACCTTTGCGATTGATGCGGGAGCTGGTGCAAAGCGTGGGGGAGAGCTCGCCATTCGCGTTGACGGCGTGGAATTGGCAAAGGGGCGCATTGATCGTTTGGCCAGCTTTGATGAAGCACAGGAACCGTTCGAGATCGGTGATGACTCGGGTACGCAAGTGTCGGATGACTATGGTGCGAACGTTAGATTTAACGGGATCATCAAGAATGTGACCGTGGATGTACAGCGATGAAAAAAGTACCTCTTTGGACTTGTAACGGTTTTGCGCCGGTCACCTATCTCATTATGCCACCTTGGCTTCGAATGCGAGCGGACTGATGCCGCCCAGATATGAATGGCGCCTCCGGGGATTGTAGAAGCCGTTGATGTACTGGAAAATGGCCGCTTCAGCTTGCCGCCGGGTTGGCCAGCTCTGCCGCCAGATGAGTTCCGCCTTCAGGGATTTGAAGAACGTCTCGACGGAGGCATTATCGTAACAATTTCCCTTGCCGTTC
This genomic window from Caenibius tardaugens NBRC 16725 contains:
- a CDS encoding arylsulfatase, with the translated sequence MTEDRRTLPLPVGRFGGKIAPSAAASTPSFPERINAPTEAPNVVLIMTDDVGFGVASTFGGPVPTPNLDRLAAKGLVYNRFHTTALCSPSRAALLTGRNQHAVGTGVVTDLATGYPGYTSIIPKSAATIAEVLRQNGYSTSMFGKHHNVPMWEETAAGPFDHWPTGLGFEYFYGFIGGATNQWHPNLVRGTSRVVVSDTGSGDAVLDRFLADDAINWLHEQKAAAPDKPFFMYYAPGTAHSPHQAPKEWIERFTGEFDQGWDVLHAETVARQKTEKLIPASTEVTSRPEGIPAWADLSSERKQVAARMMEVYAGMIAFQDAQIGRVLDEISRMGLEDNTLVIFIEGDNGTSPEGGIEGSTNSGATIVDRGSEDGSWRYSQLDVLGSEKTLGHFPVGWTWALNSPLPWMKGVASHLGGTRNGLVVSWPAGIRQRGVRTQFHYITDIMPTILEAARVPAPDMVNGVPQQRMDGISFAYSFKSAKVPERRHTQYFELMGNRALYHDGWLAATTPQRLPWQSTVPPGDLTKWPWELYNLEQDFAQAKNLADRYPQKLESLKLLWEKQARANSVYPLDDSTLSRLRHNPYKAARNSYTYWGPVRIPDASAPPLRDRSFTLIADVEIPANGGEGVLAASGGHFGGWGFYLKDGRPIAVHRASQQKRDYFEVKTTSPLSPGRMKITYTFAIDAGAGAKRGGELAIRVDGVELAKGRIDRLASFDEAQEPFEIGDDSGTQVSDDYGANVRFNGIIKNVTVDVQR